From a region of the Rhipicephalus microplus isolate Deutch F79 unplaced genomic scaffold, USDA_Rmic scaffold_13, whole genome shotgun sequence genome:
- the LOC142784010 gene encoding uncharacterized protein LOC142784010 has translation MAYELHFHVIQVVLVWLPLVVHSERPVDTPAKKLQFPEDCGFSTDPSSCADTPELSRPFGTSSSSKTVFLSSNKSGNSERQWFSGRGGSTTVAMAYELRFHVIQVVLVWVPLVVHSGRPVDTPAKQLQFPEDCGFSTDPSSCADTPELSRPFGTSSSSETVFLSSNKSGNSERQWFSGPGGSTTVAMAYELRFHVIQVVLVWLPLVVHSERPVDTPAKKLQFPEDCGFSTDPSSCADTPELSRPFRTSSSSETVFLSSNKSGNSERQWFSGRGGSTTVAMAYELRFHVIQVGETDSLYAKKTSNRCLLLLPRPQVLYVLSRECTNALCSLLLCCGDVEANPGPPKKTPWPLDDVENNTASSDARHKVVMAMLSKISARCDSSAVEQPNLAKAIDEVKANQQLVASKLCEIERRLSTVELRTNLVADIEKELQVTNEAIGSITQANDALVSRLNDLEDRARRCNLVFFGMPDKNETWQATEEALTNLLSSSLGAEFNPNTV, from the coding sequence atggcttacgagcttcactttcacgttatacaggtcgTCTTGGTCTGGCTGCCGCTTGTGGTTCACTCCGAAAGGCCGGTTGACACCCCTGCCAAAAagctgcagtttccagaagaCTGCGGCTTTTCTACGGATCCCAGTTCCTGCGCGGACACACCTGAGCTTTCCAGGCCATTCGGGACATCGTCGTCGTCAAAGACAGTGttcttatcaagcaacaaaagcggcaacagcgaacgtcagtggtttagtgggcgtggaggcagcacaactgttgcaatggcttacgagcttcgctttcacgttatacaggttgTCTTGGTCTGGGTGCCGCTTGTGGTTCACTCCGGAAGGCCGGTTGACACGCCTGCcaaacagctgcagtttccagaagaCTGCGGCTTTTCTACGGATCCGAGTTCCTGCGCGGACACACCTGAGCTTTCCAGGCCATTCGGGACATCGTCGTCGTCAGAGACAGTGttcttatcaagcaacaaaagcggcaacagcgaacgtcagtggtttagtgggcctggaggcagcacaactgttgcaatggcttacgagcttcgctttcacgttatacaggtcgTCTTGGTCTGGCTGCCGCTTGTGGTTCACTCCGAAAGGCCGGTTGACACCCCTGCCAAAAAGCTCCAGTTTCCAGAAGACTGCGGCTTTTCTACGGATCCGAGTTCCTGCGCGGACACACCTGAGCTTTCCAGGCCATTCAGGACATCGTCGTCGTCAGAGACAGTGttcttatcaagcaacaaaagcggcaacagcgaacgtcagtggtttagtgggcgtggaggcagcacaactgttgcaatggcttacgagcttcgctttcacgttatacaggttgGTGAAACCGATTCATTATATGCTAAGAAGACAAGTAACCGTTGTTTACTGCTGCTTCCACGCCCACAGGTGTTATACGTCTTGTCGCGAGAGTGTACTAACGCCCTTTGCTCGCTACTCTTGTGTTGCGGTGACGTTGAAGCAAACCCAGGGCCTCCAAAAAAGACCCCTTGGCCACTAGATGATGTCGAGAACAACACAGCTTCTTCTGATGCACGTCATAAAGTAGTTATGGCAATGCTTTCTAAGATAAGTGCCCGCTGTGATTCATCTGCCGTTGAGCAGCCCAATTTGGCAAAGGCGATCGACGAGGTGAAAGCCAACCAGCAACTTGTGGCGAGCAAATTATGCGAGATTGAAAGGCGGCTTTCGACGGTTGAACTGCGGACTAACTTGGTTGCGGACATTGAGAAGGAATTGCAGGTCACGAATGAAGCTATCGGCAGCATCACTCAAGCAAATGACGCATTGGTGTCCCGTCTAAACGACCTCGAGGACAGAGCCCGAAGGTGCAACTTAGTGTTTTTCGGTATGCCCGATAAAAATGAGACCTGGCAAGCTACTGAAGAGGCACTTACCAACTTGCTCTCTAGTAGCCTAGGCGCCGAGTTCAACCCGAATACAGTATAA